One Methanobacteriaceae archaeon genomic window, GGCAATGATTTATTGGATAATTACATTAATAATTATTTTACTATTTTTTTACAAGTTTTCTAAAGATGAAAATAAAGAAAAGAGAATAATATCAATAGCATTATTTAGTGTTTTTACTATAGTTATAACTTCATTATCAATTCCATCACCATTTGGTGTGCCAATCCACTTTTTTTTAATACCTTTAATTGCAATGATATTAGGTCCATTTTCTAGTACAATAGTATCATTTATCGCGCTATTAATGCAGGTATTCACTTTAAATATGGGTGGGATTACATCATTAGGTGCGAATTTCATTGTAATAGGATTTATTTTACCAATTGTAACCTACAGTTTTTATAAACTCTTCCTAAATCTAAATAAAAAACTTGCAATTTTTGGATCAACAATAATTGGAATAATTGCTGCTACATTTGGACAAGTAGGTATTTTATTAATTTCTGGAGCTATGAACTTTGATCTTTTATTATCAACACTAGTACCATTTTACTTATTTATCTCAATTATTGAAGGATTTTGCAATGTAGTTATAATAACCTCTATTGAAAAAATAAAACCCGAA contains:
- a CDS encoding energy-coupling factor ABC transporter permease, producing MHLPDGIISFEQAMIYWIITLIIILLFFYKFSKDENKEKRIISIALFSVFTIVITSLSIPSPFGVPIHFFLIPLIAMILGPFSSTIVSFIALLMQVFTLNMGGITSLGANFIVIGFILPIVTYSFYKLFLNLNKKLAIFGSTIIGIIAATFGQVGILLISGAMNFDLLLSTLVPFYLFISIIEGFCNVVIITSIEKIKPELIEINEI